Sequence from the Raphanus sativus cultivar WK10039 unplaced genomic scaffold, ASM80110v3 Scaffold1082, whole genome shotgun sequence genome:
aatatatatataaaaatgcaaGTATTCGCCTTGCGTCCACCCCTAACTATGACCAAGTGAATTTAATGGGCCTTATATAGCCCAATAAACCAATTATACAAATCCACACAGATTTGCTCTTCACGTGATTATCGTGATTTTAGGCGGCGGATCACAGATATTGAGAGCAGATCAcgaggctttttttttttttttttttttcaaaatagtaAGGAGCTATTTAATTCTTCTTGCAATTTttccacatttttttttaatttttagacaATTGTCGATGTCCTTAACGTTAACTGTTTATTTgtaaatcaaattaatatacaaaaaattatatacataagtATTTCTTCTTTAAAGCTGACTTTTTTGAGTGTCCATTTGTTCTTTAATTACTAAAGGTGTGTGATTCACGTTAATTATACAGGAGCCCTGAATTGAGTTTGTTTCTGTTACACAAACTTCATGGTTCGTTCACCgattgagagagagagtcagTCATTGCATCACTATTCATTTTAGCCATAAATCATTGACAAAGGAGTAAAGAGTACCCTTAATTCGGCCAACCACCCCTCGACGACCTTGCATCGTGTAATCAGCAGAATTTAAACTTATAACACAAAAGTTAGAGCAAAGCTCTGCTCGCTTATGGTTCCATAACTCCCCATCATAATCAGCTCTGCTCGCTTCTCTTATCGTCTGAAATATTGTTGGTTGCACATGtgtttttatgttgttttctcTTGCTTGTTTATGGTTGTTCTCTTATGATCTTTTTCGAAACGATGTCTCTTTTGGAGGTGGAGAAGAAAGAATGAATAAaggttaatttaaaaaaaaaaaaaaaagttagagcAAAGCAAGCAAACAACTAAAAGTTGTATATTTTTGGAGCCCCTCCTGACCTGCATCTTGAGTTTAGCATAAAGAAAGGTGTTAAAACGGAAGAGAATATATATACGCTCGGTATGTGAACATACATGTTGCCAAATGTAACTCTCTCAATGTTCCACTTTCATCCAAAGACACAAAAAATGCATGAAGTATGTTCCATCTAAAGACACAGAAagtgcagtaaaaaaaaaaaaatatatcatccCAAATCTCCAAAATCACCCCATTCTTGAGGATGGCCCAAAGTTTTCGACGGATTTATTGTAGAGTATCGACCGGGTTTAGTGGGTTGTGGAACAATTACAAGGGTGGTTTGAATTATGTCTACCGAAAGTTACTATAGTTGATGTAAACCTATGCATTCCAACATTATTGGAGAGTTAATAAGTCTTAATTAGAGTAGTATAACTTTTAGATATGGAGTACTAAACCAACACTCTTTTAATAGTTAAACAGTTGTTCCACTCCCGTTTTGGATAAATTCAAAAGTTGGTTGCTTGCATGagtgatcaattttttttaaagtataattttaaagttatttttacTTGTTATAGGTCCGTGACCATTATATTACGTACTActtgcataattttttttttcaaaaaggcTCCCAATGGAAGACTGTGTGGGGTTAGATCGAACAATATCAGAATTCATGGAAATTGTTACTATTTTACCCCACCTCACACCCATCTACACACTAGTCTCGAGTTTAGATATGCTAGCACTTTAAATAACACTCTTTTCTCTAACCAGTAACCAGTTCTTATAGTAGAGTTTGGATACTTTTTCAGTGCTTTAATGAGTACACTGACTAGTAAAGGAGACGTTGCTGACGTCTAGGTATTAACACTTAAAATAATTACAACTCTCAAATGAAAGATCGATTAACAAGACCATTTATTTAACCTTTTTGGTGTTTGTTGTGCACTTGATGTATTAATTTCCATACATAGTTGAGGTGAGATAGTGGGCTTATATGATACAAACACAACAAACATTATTAATTGAGATGCATGAAAACAAGATGATCACCGAAAGAGTGTCTAGATTTGCATGGCTTCGGAACCAATGAACTTGGTAAGACCAAAGGTAAGAGCCATAGCCATCCAGCCACCAATGACCACCCTAACGCTTGACTTGAACACACTTGTCTTTCCAGAACCGCACCGGTCACTCCAAACACCAACAATGCCAGGGTGGCCACGATCGCTACCACCGCCATTCTTACCTTATGATTCTCTATGAATACAGCTGCAAGAAGCGGCATTGCTGCTCCCACTGAAAATGCTAACGCTGATGCCAACGCTGCTTGTCCTGGATTTGGTAGCCgctctttcttctcctcctgCCATTAAGTTTACATATGTCATGTCATTAAGGTCCCAGTATCATCCAGAACCTATTGGTATATAGctcttatatatatagaatgTTAGAATTTCAAGTGTTAAAAATGCCACTTTATATGTTAGCATTCATAtgtcaaaaaattatatactttttgcCAACACAAATATTTTTCAGAAAGACAGTGAAAATTCAAACGCAAACATATTTGTTTAACATAATGCTGCGGTCGGCttgaaaataaacaacaaatttATATCAATCTTACACATATGGAAGCAAGTTTTATGCTATATATTGGGATGCATTAATTTTTCAGATACAAAAAATAGTGACGAATTACCAATCTTTCACTAAACCGTGGCAATATATTTCTATGGGAATTGCGTAAtgtcattttgttttatttatgtgAGTAAttaaagtttagtgtttagacACCACATGGTTACTGTGTATATACGCTTTACCTCATCTTGTTCGTCGATTGCTGATAGTGATGTCTTAGTCTCAATAGCTCTCTTCATCTGAGCAGTTTCAATATCCCTTTGTGTGCAGACAGACACAAACTCTCCAATGGCCATACTGCACGCACCTGCTACAAGGCCGGCAAAACAACAAGCAACATTGCTTTAACGTCTTCTTTGATAGAACCAACACCCATCATGAGCGACGCGACTGTGACCAGACCATCGTTGGCTCCGAGCAAGGCAGCTCTTAGCCACTGAGCTCTCTGCATGTAGTCCACTTCCTCCTTCTCTGCTCTTGGACTGATTCTTTGTTGTTTTGGGCTGCTTCTTTCTGAAAGCTCAAAGTTGGAAGCCATGGTGTGGAATTCTTACTTACTAAGTAGTACTTAAACTTTGTTCTATGAGAAGGCTTGTGGAGAACTCACGCCTTATATAGAAAATTAGAGTGggaatatttgtttattaattagttGGTACTCTTACCTAATAATATACGTATATAAGAGAAGTGAGAGATGGTGGTAGCAGTGGTGGAAACGGTAACGTTGGACACTATGCTGCTTGAGAGTGGAAATAGAATCGGATGGATTTGAATAGCCACCCAAAAGTGCCATTGCCAATTCGTGATAAACAATATTATTGGTGAAATGAAGTGAATGTGGTGTATCTTTTTTTTCATAGAAGTGGTGTGGTGTATGTTTTCAATAGTGTGATAGTTACTATTTGAATTAATTTTCACCTGATCCGCTGATCGTAGTGATTAAGTGTCACTggggttttgtttgtttgttaactTGGCACTGGTTTTCCATTGACAGATAACCATAATGGTTTAAACGTGACATATTTGCTATCTTGCTAGATAATCCCATTATTCCTTTCGTAGGACTCAGAAGGCGTCTGAggattaataatatattacacgaactattttaaatattttataatataatatactaatttatatgtttttgttaacAATTATGAAATAAAAGGAATATTTTATCTAGTAAAAATCTGTACACTAAACGTCTGAGATAAATCTTAATACGATTTATCACGTAAACTATCCATGtcttttttgttaacaaagttAAACTCTCTAGGATTAGAAATTTAATATCTCGTGATAAAGAAAAGCAAAAGGAACAGAACAACATTCTgtattttgtttatgttttacctttatattaaaaatgtagaaaaataatatttattttcatgtgcCATGTCATTGCTAACATCATTCCGAGTGCTATGTCATTGCAAACATCATCTCATGAtccatttgtatttatattttgaccTAATCTCATGAGCTaaaaccttttcttttcttaaatcttGCACGCATTTCGCTCTATATGCGTTATGTATGCATGCGAATTTAACATTTTATGATGACAAATTGACTACCCATAAATTCCTATGAATAGTACTACATTAGGTGATAACCCGCACCCTGTGTAGGGTgaaaaattttttattttaatctaacgatattagaaattttcaaaattataagcacaaatattagatataatGGTACATATCAAACGAAATTGTGAATGTATATATAATGTAcgaataattttttatagaaaaaactTGTGTAATTGGTTATGTGTTAACtagatttaatttatgttaaaatatataatagtatgcAATAATTTCAACCTATTTATTTCGAATttaattcaaaacaaaacatataaaatagatttattgtttgaataataaaaagtatgattataatattgaaagaaacatAGGTAGTAGTAAAATAAATTACGCAAGAAACAAATTATAAGCAAAAATGATAAAACCAAAATGCCACGAAAAAAATCTTTAGAATTTCTGATTTGCAATCATATACAGAGAAATGACTAAGAATTAGTTTACCAAACTAAACATAGATGCTTACCaaattaatttagaaaatataaaactaattaaatgcATAACTTTTAATTTCAAATGTGAAATACTTACTCCATGTTTACTACAAAGAACCAGATCTTATGGTCAATGAAATCATTGTTCCCATTCGTAGGTTTTATCATATATTCTTCAAGAAATCATATTCCTACTACAACCCCATAAATATTTGGTTCATATTTTCAGACAAAAAAACAACTTTAGACAGTCGCACTCAAAATAATAGCATATTTATGAACACTtgactataaaataaaatacggacatgaatttaaaaaaagCCATGAGTTTGCTTGTGAAATTGTTTG
This genomic interval carries:
- the LOC108859577 gene encoding LOW QUALITY PROTEIN: vacuolar iron transporter homolog 2.1 (The sequence of the model RefSeq protein was modified relative to this genomic sequence to represent the inferred CDS: inserted 2 bases in 2 codons); this encodes MASNFELSERSSPKQQRISPRAEKEEVDYMQRAQWLRAALLGANDGLVTVASLMMGVGSIKEDVKAMLLVXFAGLVAGACSMAIGEFVSVCTQRDIETAQMKRAIETKTSLSAIDEQDEEEKKERLPNPGQAALASALAFSVGAAMPLLAAVFIENHKVRMAVVAIVATLALLVFGVTGAVXGKTSVFKSSVRVVIGGWMAMALTFGLTKFIGSEAMQI